In Erigeron canadensis isolate Cc75 chromosome 1, C_canadensis_v1, whole genome shotgun sequence, a single window of DNA contains:
- the LOC122606592 gene encoding protein PELOTA 1, protein MKIVRRDFSPDGPGSVKMIPDESDDLWLAYNLIVPGDTVMAVTIRKVLREAASGSREAERVKLKLEIKVENVDYDKEGSVLRIRGKNILENEHVKIGQFHTLEIDLHRPFVLRKVLWDSLAIDALQQAADPSASADLAVVLMQEGLAHILLVGKSLTITRSRIETSIPRKHGPSVAGYDKALNKFYANVLQAFMKHIDFKVVRCAVIASPGFTKDQFHRHLMLEAERRDLRHIIENKSRIVLVHSTSGYKHSLREVLDAPDVMHIIKDTKAAQEVRVLKDFFTMLSNDPHRACYGPKHVEVAHERMAVQTLLITDELFRSSDVATRQRYVNLVNAVKDSGGTAHVFSSMHVSGEQLAQITGIAAILRFPLPDLDDMEM, encoded by the exons ATGAAGATCGTACGGAGAGATTTCTCTCCTGATGGCCCTGGCAGTGTTAAG ATGATTCCTGATGAATCAGACGATTTATGGCTTGCTTATAACTTAATTGTTCCTGGTGATACTGTCATGGCTGTTACTATCAG AAAAGTTCTTAGAGAAGCGGCTTCTGGTTCAAGAGAAGCTGAACGTGTGAAATTAAAACTGGAAATTAAAGTTGAG AATGTTGATTATGACAAAGAAGGTTCTGTGCTGAGAATACGGGGGAAGAATATCCTGGAAAACGAGCATGTAAAA ATAGGGCAATTCCATACACTCGAAATTGATCTTCATCGGCCTTTTGTTCTACGAAAG GTGTTATGGGACTCGCTAGCAATAGATGCACTTCAACAAGCCGCAG ATCCTTCCGCCAGTGCTGATCTTGCAGTGGTGCTAATGCAAGAAGGATTGGCACATATTCTGCTTGTGGGAAAAAG TTTGACTATTACTCGTTCCCGAATAGAAACTTCAATCCCTCGTAAGCATGGGCCATCGGTCGCTGGTTATGACAAA GCGCTGAACAAATTCTATGCGAATGTTTTACAG GCATTTATGAAGCATATTGACTTTAAAGTTGTTCGATGTGCTGTTATTGCGAGTCCGGGATTCACCAAG GATCAATTTCATCGCCATTTAATGTTAGAAGCAGAGAGGAGAGATCTGAGGCATATAATTGAGAACAAATCTCGCATCGTTCTTGTGCACTCAACTTCAGGATACAA aCATAGTTTGAGAGAGGTTCTGGATGCTCCAGATGTGATGCATATCATCAAGGATACTAAAGCAGCTCAAGAG GTCCGGGTTCTTAAGGATTTTTTCACCATGCTTTCTAAT GATCCACATCGTGCATGTTATGGACCAAAGCATGTTGAGGTTGCCCATGAAAGAATGGCTGTGCAAACATTACTTATCACTGATGAGCTTTTTAG GAGTTCTGATGTAGCTACCAGAcaaagatatgtaaatttggTCAATGCAGTAAAGGATTCTGGGGGCACTGCTCATGTATTTTCTTCCATGCATGTTTCTGGGGAGC AACTGGCACAAATCACGGGAATTGCTGCAATTCTTCGCTTTCCTTTGCCGGATCTAGATGACATGGAGATGTGA
- the LOC122599564 gene encoding pentatricopeptide repeat-containing protein At1g62670, mitochondrial-like isoform X2 yields MAKLVNSANFASPTSYNFKGITINSLISSIISAFHFHSSNHFDVDPPPRSIYQKVSKLEDALNLFDEMSQRTPLPSVIYFTQLLNCVTKMKHFSHSIHLFKRICSLGLPVNEYTTSIAIKCCCHLSRTNDGFALLGFCFRRSIVPNVFIFSTLLDGLILEDRILEAERFFKKLIKQKLCEPNVVMYSTMIKGLCKIGNNAIAISLLRLMDERGCKPNLVVYSTIIDSLCKDQMIDDAFKLFKEMVFQKRIAPNVITYSSLISGLSKLNQWDEVYKMLKEMEDYRISPDVHTYSILVDAFCKEGRVKDAETVINVMIEKGKVPDIVTYSSLIDGYCLRGEMTKAKTVFDSMVFKGIIPNVVTYNSLLNGYSKSLKVDEALQMYSEMPRIGLKPNTITYNTMLQGLFRAGRCGVARKLFDEMRAQGLVPDEMTYGIVLEGLCNNHLVEDAISLFNLMGSLGDAKQLFLKMGESGCSPNSVTYNVLLQGYLKNKHYVDVEMLLQEMEGRGYSLDVSTISLLIDSIAAGSLGTTISKLIGKLVPKEFRDSPKFAT; encoded by the exons ATGGCGAAATTGGTGAACTCAGCAAACTTTGCATCTCCGACATCTTACAACTTTAAAGGTATTACTATTAATTCTCTCATTTCTTCAATTATATCCGcctttcattttcattcttcAAATCATTTTGATGTCGACCCCCCTCCTCGTTCTATATACCAAAAAGTTTCAAAACTGGAAGATGCCTTGAACCTGTTCGATGAAATGTCTCAAAGAACCCCCCTTCCGTCTGTTATTTACTTTACCCAGCTCTTGAATTGTGTCACCAAAATGAAACATTTTTCACATTCCATTCATCTCTTCAAACGAATATGTTCCCTTGGTCTTCCTGTTAATGAATACACCACCAGCATTGCCATCAAGTGTTGTTGTCACTTGTCTCGAACCAACGACGGTTTTGCACTCCTTGGCTTTTGCTTTAGGCGATCTATTGTACCAAATGTCTTCATTTTTAGTACACTCTTAGACGGACTCATCCTAGAAGATCGCATTCTTGAGGCTGAGAGATTCTTCAAGAAGCTCATCAAACAGAAACTTTGTGAACCTAATGTTGTTATGTACTCCACAATGATCAAAGGCCTTTGCAAAATCGGTAATAATGCTATTGCCATTTCTTTGCTTAGGCTCATGGATGAAAGAGGCTGTAAACCTAATCTTGTTGTATATAGCACAATCATTGATAGTCTTTGCAAGGACCAAATGATTGATGACGCCTTCAAACTATTTAAAGAGATGGTCTTTCAAAAACGCATTGCACCTAATGTCATCACTTACAGCTCTTTGATTTCTGGCCTATCTAAATTAAATCAGTGGGATGAGGTGTATAAGATGCTAAAAGAAATGGAGGATTATAGGATCTCTCCCGATGTTCATACTTACAGTATATTGGTTGATGCATTCTGCAAAGAAGGTCGGGTAAAAGATGCTGAGACTGTTATCAACGTCATGATTGAGAAAGGGAAGGTTCCTGACATAGTGACGTACAGCTCACTTATCGATGGTTACTGTTTGCGAGGTGAGATGACCAAAGCAAAGACGGTTTTTGATTCAATGGTGTTTAAAGGTATCATCCCTAATGTTGTTACTTATAATAGTTTATTGAATGGGTACTCCAAGAGTTTAAAAGTAGACGAGGCCTTGCAAATGTATAGTGAAATGCCTAGAATTGGTTTGAAACCCAATACAATCACTTACAACACCATGTTACAAGGATTGTTTAGGGCCGGACGTTGTGGGGTTGCACGTAAACTCTTTGATGAGATGCGAGCACAAGGCCTGGTTCCAGATGAAATGACTTATGGCATTGTTCTAGAAGGTCTTTGCAACAACCATCTTGTAGAAGATGCAATCTCTTTGTTCAATCTAATGG GTTCTTTGGGGGATGCAAAGCAGTTGTTTCTGAAAATGGGCGAGAGTGGTTGCTCACCAAATAGTGTTACATACAATGTGCTTCTGCAAGGTTATCTAAAGAACAAGCACTATGTTGATGTAGAGATGCTTTTACAGGAAATGGAAGGAAGGGGTTACTCACTTGATGTTTCAACGATATCTTTGCTAATTGACTCAATCGCTGCTGGATCCCTAGGTACCACTATCTCTAAATTGATTGGCAAGCTCGTGCCAAAAGAATTCAGGGATTCTCCCAAATTCGCTACCTAG
- the LOC122599564 gene encoding putative pentatricopeptide repeat-containing protein At1g12700, mitochondrial isoform X1, translating into MAKLVNSANFASPTSYNFKGITINSLISSIISAFHFHSSNHFDVDPPPRSIYQKVSKLEDALNLFDEMSQRTPLPSVIYFTQLLNCVTKMKHFSHSIHLFKRICSLGLPVNEYTTSIAIKCCCHLSRTNDGFALLGFCFRRSIVPNVFIFSTLLDGLILEDRILEAERFFKKLIKQKLCEPNVVMYSTMIKGLCKIGNNAIAISLLRLMDERGCKPNLVVYSTIIDSLCKDQMIDDAFKLFKEMVFQKRIAPNVITYSSLISGLSKLNQWDEVYKMLKEMEDYRISPDVHTYSILVDAFCKEGRVKDAETVINVMIEKGKVPDIVTYSSLIDGYCLRGEMTKAKTVFDSMVFKGIIPNVVTYNSLLNGYSKSLKVDEALQMYSEMPRIGLKPNTITYNTMLQGLFRAGRCGVARKLFDEMRAQGLVPDEMTYGIVLEGLCNNHLVEDAISLFNLMGNSKLNSSIVVYTTLIDGASKCKKFNIARGLFQDLMVKGLQPDVRTYCVMISCLCREGSLGDAKQLFLKMGESGCSPNSVTYNVLLQGYLKNKHYVDVEMLLQEMEGRGYSLDVSTISLLIDSIAAGSLGTTISKLIGKLVPKEFRDSPKFAT; encoded by the coding sequence ATGGCGAAATTGGTGAACTCAGCAAACTTTGCATCTCCGACATCTTACAACTTTAAAGGTATTACTATTAATTCTCTCATTTCTTCAATTATATCCGcctttcattttcattcttcAAATCATTTTGATGTCGACCCCCCTCCTCGTTCTATATACCAAAAAGTTTCAAAACTGGAAGATGCCTTGAACCTGTTCGATGAAATGTCTCAAAGAACCCCCCTTCCGTCTGTTATTTACTTTACCCAGCTCTTGAATTGTGTCACCAAAATGAAACATTTTTCACATTCCATTCATCTCTTCAAACGAATATGTTCCCTTGGTCTTCCTGTTAATGAATACACCACCAGCATTGCCATCAAGTGTTGTTGTCACTTGTCTCGAACCAACGACGGTTTTGCACTCCTTGGCTTTTGCTTTAGGCGATCTATTGTACCAAATGTCTTCATTTTTAGTACACTCTTAGACGGACTCATCCTAGAAGATCGCATTCTTGAGGCTGAGAGATTCTTCAAGAAGCTCATCAAACAGAAACTTTGTGAACCTAATGTTGTTATGTACTCCACAATGATCAAAGGCCTTTGCAAAATCGGTAATAATGCTATTGCCATTTCTTTGCTTAGGCTCATGGATGAAAGAGGCTGTAAACCTAATCTTGTTGTATATAGCACAATCATTGATAGTCTTTGCAAGGACCAAATGATTGATGACGCCTTCAAACTATTTAAAGAGATGGTCTTTCAAAAACGCATTGCACCTAATGTCATCACTTACAGCTCTTTGATTTCTGGCCTATCTAAATTAAATCAGTGGGATGAGGTGTATAAGATGCTAAAAGAAATGGAGGATTATAGGATCTCTCCCGATGTTCATACTTACAGTATATTGGTTGATGCATTCTGCAAAGAAGGTCGGGTAAAAGATGCTGAGACTGTTATCAACGTCATGATTGAGAAAGGGAAGGTTCCTGACATAGTGACGTACAGCTCACTTATCGATGGTTACTGTTTGCGAGGTGAGATGACCAAAGCAAAGACGGTTTTTGATTCAATGGTGTTTAAAGGTATCATCCCTAATGTTGTTACTTATAATAGTTTATTGAATGGGTACTCCAAGAGTTTAAAAGTAGACGAGGCCTTGCAAATGTATAGTGAAATGCCTAGAATTGGTTTGAAACCCAATACAATCACTTACAACACCATGTTACAAGGATTGTTTAGGGCCGGACGTTGTGGGGTTGCACGTAAACTCTTTGATGAGATGCGAGCACAAGGCCTGGTTCCAGATGAAATGACTTATGGCATTGTTCTAGAAGGTCTTTGCAACAACCATCTTGTAGAAGATGCAATCTCTTTGTTCAATCTAATGGGTAATAGCAAGCTTAATTCAAGTATTGTTGTGTACACTACCCTTATTGATGGTGCAAGTAAATGCAAAAAGTTCAATATTGCAAGGGGTCTTTTTCAGGACCTGATGGTCAAAGGTTTGCAACCTGATGTTCGTACATATTGTGTAATGATAAGTTGTTTGTGTCGTGAAGGTTCTTTGGGGGATGCAAAGCAGTTGTTTCTGAAAATGGGCGAGAGTGGTTGCTCACCAAATAGTGTTACATACAATGTGCTTCTGCAAGGTTATCTAAAGAACAAGCACTATGTTGATGTAGAGATGCTTTTACAGGAAATGGAAGGAAGGGGTTACTCACTTGATGTTTCAACGATATCTTTGCTAATTGACTCAATCGCTGCTGGATCCCTAGGTACCACTATCTCTAAATTGATTGGCAAGCTCGTGCCAAAAGAATTCAGGGATTCTCCCAAATTCGCTACCTAG